Within the Pseudonocardia alni genome, the region GCGTCCGCCGCCCGGTTGGCGAGCGCGTCGGCCAGCAGCATCTCCTTGTCGGTGTAGTGCTGGTAGAAGCTGCTGCGGTTCACCGACGCGTGCTCCGCGACGTCGGCGATCGTGATCGCCTCGAGGGCGCGCTCCCTGGCCAGCGCGAGCAGCGCGTCCTGGAGACGCCGTCGTGTGCGCACCGCCCGGGGATCCACGCTCACCATTCTGCCGAACGGGTGACACCCGGTTGCGAGGGCCCACCGCGTCGCCGTGCGGTCAGGACGTCCGGTTGCACGGCGGCCCCCACATGCCGGCCCGCCGGTCCTGCGCGATGCGCTGCCCGGCCTCGAAGCCCGGCCGGTAGCGGCCCTGCCCCGGGTCCACCCAGCCCGCGACGAGCGCAGCGTCGGTGTAGGACTGCTGTGTCCCGATCACGAGGTACGCGGGCCACGTCGGGGCGTCCGCCGCCGGAGCGGGCAGCGTCGGGTCCGGCACCAGCGTGACCTCCTGACCGTCGAGGAAATCCTGGGCGAACCGCTGCGCGTCGGCCCGCGCGCACGGCGGCGTCGACGCGGTGTCCACGCCGATCACCGACACCGTCACCGGACGGCCCCCGACGTCCACCACGACCGTCGCCGGGTCCACGACCCGCTGCACCCGCCCGTACAACGTCGGCGGGCCGGTGAGCGGGCCGAGCGCGGCCGTCCCCGGCTCGCCGGCCAGGGCCGGGCTGTCGGACATCCGGCCGATCGTCAGCCCCCCGACGATGCCGAGGGCGACCAGTACCAGCACGGCCAGCATCGCGATCATGCGGCGTGGGCCGGTGGACCAGGCGGACAGGAGCGTCCGGGCGCGGTGGCGCGGTTCGGGCAGCATGACTGGAGTTCGTACCGAATCGGGCGTCCGGTTGCCTGCCGGGCGGGATCAGGGACATCCGGCCGCGGTCCAGGCCGCGGAACAGCCGGTGCCCGCGGAGGCGGGCCCGGCGACCCCGGTCCCGGACAGGGCGAGCGCGAGGACGGCGCCGGCCAGCAGCAGACGGGGTCCGGTGGGGCGGGTGCGGCGGCGCGGCGCGGTCATGCCGGTCGTCTCGCCGGACAGCGGGCCGATGTTGCGCCGTCCGGACCAACCTCATCAGGATTGTCGATCGCCGGACACGCGGCGGGACCGCTCCGGGACGCTGCTAGGTTCGGCGCCTCCGTCCGTCCGGGAGGCCATGCGTGATCACCGTCCGGGAGCTGGGGCCCGACGACTGGGAGACCTGGCGCGACCTGCGCCTCGCCGCCCTGGCCGAGGCGCCCGACGCGTTCCACAGCCGGCTCACCGACTGGCTCGGCGCGGGGGAGCGGGAGTGGCGTGACCGGCTGGCCGCGCCCGGCCGGTACCTGGTGGTCGAGGTCGGCGGCCGCCCCGCCGGTCAGGTCGTGGCCGTCCCGCCGGACGGCGACGGCGTCGCCGACCTCATCGCCCTGTGGGTCGCCCCGCACGCACGCGGGGACGGCGCCGCGACCGCACTCGTCGACGCGGTCCTCGACCGCGCCGCCGGGTGGGGCGCGCGGACGCTGGCACTGCACGTGGTGATCGGCAACGACCGCGCCGCGGCGTTCTACCGGCGGCTCGGGTTCGTCGACCGCGGCGTCGTCGAGCGGCCCGACGGCATCAGCGAGACGCGGATGGACCGGCCCGTCGGCCGTCCGGCCCCGCGGTGCTGACCGTCCGGCCCGCCACACCCTCGGACGACCCCGGGCTGACCCGGATCGACGCCCTGACCTGGACCGCGGAGGTCAGCCCGGCCCCGCCGCGGCCCGAGCCGTTCCTCGACCGGACAGCGGTCGGGGACGTTCTCGTCGCCGACGACGACGGCGCCGTGGCCGGGTATGTGATCGTCGGGGCCGCTCCGCCCGCGGTCACGGCGCACGACCACGTCCGCTGCATCGGAGGTCTGGCGGTGCACCCCGGGCACACCGGCCGCGGCGTCGGCCGCGCGCTGGTCGACGCCGCGGTGGCCCGCGCCCGCGAGAGCGGCGGCCGCAAGGTCACGCTGCGGGTCCTCGGCCCGAACACCCGGGCCCGGGAGCTGTACCGCCGCTGCGGCTTCGTCGAGGAGGGGGTGCTGCGCGCCGAGTTCGTGATCGACGGGGTCGCCGTCGACGACGTCCTGATGGCCAGGCACCTCGCTCCGCCGGTCGGCTGACCTGCGGCGGCGCGGAACTGTCGGGGGTCGGTCGTAGCGTCGGAGCCATGACCAGCGCCCTGCCGTCGCCCCCGGCCTCGCCACCCGTCCCGGCCCGGGTGGCGGCCGCGCTGCGCGCCTCCTGGAGCCGCGACACCTGCGACGTCGCGGACGTCACCGACTGGACCCCGGACCGTCCGTCGCGGGGCCAGTGCGGGGCGACGGCACTGGTCCTGCACGACCTGTTCGGCGGTGACCTGCTGCTGGCCGAGGTGTGGCAGGCCGACGGCCGCCTGCAGGGCTACCACTGGTGGAACCGGCTGCCCGGCGGCGCCGAGGTGGACCTCACCCGGGACCAGTTCGCCACGGGGGAGACGGTCCACCCGCCCCGGGTGGTCGTGCGCCCGGAGGGCCCGCCGCGGCGCTGCCGCGCGCAGTACGAGCTGCTGCGCCGGCGGGTCCTCGATCGGCTGGACGGCCCGGGGTGAGCGGCCCGGGGCTCAGCGGCGGCCGCGGCGCACGGCGTCGGCGAGCGTGCCCAGGAGCTCGTCGGTGGTGCCCCAGGACATGCAGGCGTCGGTCACCGAGCGGCCGCGGACCATGTCCGGGCCCAGCTCCTGGCGTCCCGCCTCCAGGAAGCTCTCCATCATCAGCCCGGTGACGGCCCGCTCGCCGGTCGCGATCCGCTCGGCCAGCTCCGCGACGACGCCGGCCTGCCGCACGTGGTCCTTGCCGCTGTTGCCGTGGCTGGCGTCGACGACGACCCGCTCCGGCAGGCCCGCCGCACGCAGCCCGTCGGCGGTCGCGGCGACGTCGGCGGCCGAGTAGTTGGGGGTGGCCCCGCCGCGCAGGATGACGTGGGTGTCCGGGTTGCCGGTGGTGGTGACCAGGCCGGCGAGCCCGTCGGCGTTCACCCCCATGAACACGTGCGACGCCGCGGCCGCGCGCATCCCGTCGATCGCGGCGCGGATGTCGCCGTCGGTGGCGTTCTTGATCCCGACCGGCATCGACAGGCCGCTGACCAGCTGGCGGTGCACCTGGCTCTCCGCGGTGCGGGCGCCGATCGAGCCCCAGGTGACCACGTCGGCGATGTACTGCGGGGTGATCGGGTCGAGGAACTCGCAGCCGACCGGCAGCCCGAGCGCGGAGATGTCGAGCAGCAGCGTGCGCGCGGTGCGCAGTCCGCGGTTCACGTCGAAGGTGCCGTCCAGGCCCGGGTCGTTGATCAGGCCCTTCCAGCCGACGGTCGTGCGCGGCTTCTCGAAGTAGGTACGCATGACCACGCACAGCTCACCGGACAGCTCCTCGGCCCGGGCGGCGAGGCGGTGGGCGTAGTCCAGGGCGGCGTCCGGGTCGTGCACCGAGCACGGCCCGACGACGACGAGCAGGCGGTCGTCGTCGCCGTCGAGGATGTCGGTGACCGCGGCGCGGCCGCGGGTGACGGTCTCGGCGACCCGGGGGTCGCAGGGCAGGTCGTGCCGCAGCAGTGCGGGCGAGATCAGCGGGCTGATCCGCTCGATGCGGCGGTCGTCGGTCGGGGCGACCTGCAGGGGGGTGGTGCTCGCACTCATCGGAGACGGTGGTCCTTACCCGGCGGACCGCCCCGGATCACCTCGACCGAGCCGGTCTGGAATGCCGGCTCGAGGGGATGGAGGTCAGCGCGCTACGGCACCTGCCAGCCCATCCCGGGCCGGCCGGCGAAACCAGTAGTACGCGTTCAGCACGCACCGACCGTACCCCACGCCGGCGGCAGGCGTGGTACCACCGGCACATGCGGATCGCCCTCGCCCAGATCGTGTCCACCCCGGATCCCGAGGAGAACCTCGCCGAGGTGGAGCGCCGCACCCGCGCGGCCGCCGACGCAGGCGCGCAGCTCGTGCTGTTCCCCGAGGCCACCATGTGCTGCTTCGGGGTCGCGCTCGGCCCGGTCGCGCAGCCGCTGGACGGACCGTGGGCGACGCGGGTCCGCGAGGTCGCCGCGGCGGCCGGGACCACCGTCGTCGCGGGGATGTTCACCCCGTCCGGGGACGGCCGGGTCCGCAACACTCTGCTCGCCACCGGCGGCGGTGTGGACACCCACTACGACAAGATCCACATGTTCGACGCGTTCGGCTTCGCCGAGTCCGACACCGTCGAGCCCGGCACCGAGCCGGTCGTGGTCGGGGTGGGCGGTGACGAGCCGGTCACGGTCGGCCTGTCCACCTGCTACGACGTGCGCTTCCCCGGTCTGTACCAGCGCCTCGCCGACAGCGGCGCCACCGTGCTGCTGGTACCCGCCTCCTGGGGCGCGGGCCCGGGCAAGCGCGAGCAGTGGGAGCTGCTGGTGCGGGCCCGTGCGCTCGACACCGGCTCGTTCGTCGTCGCGTGCGACCAGGCCGACCCGACGACGGTCGGCCGCGAGCACGGCAAGGCGCCGACCGGGATCGGGTACAGCCTGGTCGCCGGCCCGCGCGGCGAGGTCGTCGACGCACTCGGCGCCGAGCCCGGGCTGCTCGTGGTCGACGTGGACCCGGCGGCGGCCACGACCGTGCGCGAGCAGATCCCGGTGCTGGCCAACCGGCGGTTCTGAGCGGCGTCCGCCCGTTCCCGGAGCGGCGGCCGCCCGGGGCGGCTCAGCCGCCCGCGGTGCTGAGCCGGTCGGAGATCTGCGCGGCGAGGTCGACGTCCTTCGCGGTCAGTCCGCCCTCGGAGTGCGTGGACAGCCGGAACGTCAGCGTGGCGTAGCGGATGTCGATGTCCGGGTGGTGGTCGGCGGCCTCGGCGTCCTCGGCGACCCGGTCCACCACCGCGATCGCGGCCTCGAAGTCGGGCAGGGTGGCGGTGCGGACGATGGAGTCGCCGTCGCGGTCCCAACCGGGCAGCTTCTGCAGGGCGTCGGCGATCTCGGCGTCGGTGAGCGTCGGGGTGGGCATCGCCCCATCGTGGCGCAGACGGCGCACCCCGTCGCGGTGGAGGGTGTCCGAATCCTCCCGGTGGAGCAGCCCGCTCCGGTGGAGCGGCGACCGGCCGGGAGCGCTCATCCGTCGCGGCGGGTCAGGGCGAAGACCACGGCACCCGCCCCGGCGACGGCGAAGCCGGCCGCCCGCGCCGTGGTCGCCCACAGGGCCGACGGGTCGGCGGGCACCGCGAGGATCCCGGCCAGGACCTCGTGCCAGTGCCCGGACGGCAGGACCGGAGCGATCGGCTCCCACAGCACGGTCGCCAGCGGCGCGACGGTCAGCGCGGCCAGACCGGTCGCGACCACCCCGGCGGGTCGCCGGACCAGCGCCGACATCGCCAGCAGCAGCATCCCGAGCCCGCACAGCTGCACCGCGGCCCAGCCGGTGAGCACCAGGGCCCGGGCCACGGTGGCGCCCACCCCGAACGGGCCGGCACCCAGGGCGAGGCCGCCGCAGACCAGGGCGGAGACGACCGTCGTCGCCGCGGCGAGCAGCGAGGTCACCGCGACCGCGGCGGCCTTGAGCCCGAGCAGCCGTCCCGGGCCGACGGGGGACAACCGCAACGCGTCGAGGGTGCCGCGGGCACGCTCCGCGGCGAACGCGTCGGCCGCCACGAGCACCACGGGCATCCCGAGCGCGAACGCCGCGGGTTCGGACAGCGCGACCGTCAGGGTCCCGAGTGCGAAGGACAGGCGGCCGGCGTCGGTGGCGAGCGCGATCGTCGCCAGCAGCGGCACCAGTGCGACCGCCGCGAGGACGACCGCGGTGCGCGGACGCAGCAGCGCCAGCTCCAGCTCCGAGCGGAGCAGCCGGCCGAAGGGCGCCGAGGTGGGGCGGCGTGCCGTCGGGCCGGAGCGCGGGCGGGTGGAGCCCGCGGACCGCACCCGCGCCGGTGCCTCCGAGGGAGACGGCCCGGTCCGGGGGAGGGGGGCGGCGGCCCAGTCGTCGTCGGGCCGGGGAGCCGCGGTGCCCCGGGTGTGCTCGGGACGCACGCCCGCGCTCACCGTCCCGCTCCGTACCCGGCACCCGCCGGGGCCGGTTCCCCGGTGAGCCGGGCGAAGAATTCCTCCAGCCGGGCGGCGGGCCGGGTCACCCCGTGCACGGCGACACCCGCGTGCACCAGCGTCGCGACGACGTCCGGCGCGGCGGGCCCGGCCGGCACGAACACCCGGTCCCGGGCTCCCGGCTCGGCGTCGATGCCCCGGGCCAGCAGGGCCGCGACGGCGCGCTCGCCGTCCGGCGTCGTCACCACCAGCGCCGACGGGCCGGAGTCGACGAGCTCGTCGAGCGGGCCGGCGCACAGCAGGCGCCCGGCCCGGAGCACCGCGACGTGGCTGCAGGTCGCCTCGATCTCCCCGAGCAGGTGCGAGCTGACGATCACCGTCGCGCCCGCGGCGTTCATCTCAGCGATCAGCCTGCGCACCTCGCGGGTCCCCGCCGGGTCCAGCCCGTCGGTCGGCTCGTCGAGCACGACCAGACGTCGCCGGGTCAGCAGCGGCACGGCCAGACCGAGGCGCCGCCGCATCCCCGAGGAGTACTCACCGGCACGGCGGTCGGCCGCCTCGGCGAGCCCGACCCGGCGCAGCACGGCGTCGACGGCGGCCGGGATCCGTGCCGAGTCCAGCAGCGGTTCGGCGGCCGCGGCCCGCAGGAGGTTCTGCCGGCCGGTGCGGTGCGGGTGCAATGCGGGCGCGTCGACCAGGGCTCCGACGTGCGGCAGCACCTCCGACGCGCGGTACGGCAGCCGCCGTCCGAGCAGCTCGACGTCGCCGTCGGTGGGGGCGAGCAGCCCGAGCAGCATCCGCATGAGCGTCGTCTTGCCCGCGCCGTTGGGGCCGAGCAGCCCGAGGACTGCGCCCATCGGCACGTCGAGGTCCACCCCGTCGACCGCGCGCACCGCGCCGAAACCGCGGGACAGGCCGATCGCGCGCACGGCCGGTGGGCGGGGCGCGGCGGTCGGCTCGGGGGAGTCGGCGGGGGCGGACGTCCGGTACACGGGATCCAGCGTGACCGTGCAGCGCCGCGAGCGGGCCGTTTCGGCGAGATCGGTCGGCCCGGCCGGGTGCGGGTACGGCTGCGAGGATCAGCGGTGTGCCGGTGCTGAGCCTGGACCATCATGTGGACGGACCGCCCCGACTCGTCGCGGGGGTGCTGCGTGAATCCGCCCCCTCGGCCCGCGCGGTCGCGCGGGTGGGCGCCCGGTTCACCGCACCGTCGGCGCTGCTCGTGGCCGGGGACGAGATCCGGGTCGCGCTGCCCGGCGGGTTCCCGGCCTGCCGGACCCGGATCACCCGCGCCGGGGCCGACGGGTTGTGGTCGGAGCTGGCGGCGGGTCCGGCGGCGGTGCTGCGGCACTCGACCCGGGTCACGCCCGCGGACGGCGGCTGCAGTCATGTCCACGACGAGCTCACCTGGGAGCCGCCCCTCGGTGCGCTCGGCCGCCTCTCCGACCCGGTGCTGCGCCACTACGGGGCGCGGCTGCTCCGGGCCCGCCGTGACGTGCTCGCCGAGCGGGTCGCGGAGCTGGGCCGGGCCGGGGTGGTCGTGGGAGCGGCGATCGTCCGCGACGGCAGGCTGCTCGTCGCCCAGCGCTCCTACCCGGCCGAGCTGGCGGGACGCTGGGAGCTGCCCGGCGGCGGCGTCGAGGACGGCGAGAGCGAGCAGCAGGCGCTGGTCCGGGAGTGCGCCGAGGAGCTGGGCGCCCGGGTGGTGGTCGGGGAGCGGCTGGGCACCGACCTGCCGATCGGGCGACGCGTGCTGCGGATCCACACCGCCCGGGCGGCGGCCGGCTCCCCGGAGCCGGAGGCCCGCGAGCACCGGGCGCTGCGCTGGGTGGGGCCGCACGAGGTGGCGGCCCTGGGCTGGCTCGACGCCGACCGGGCCGTCGTCGCCGAGCTGGTGGATCTGCTGCGGACCTGACGCGCGGTCCCCGGTGCCGGAACGACGATCACCGCCGGGTCGGCGGAACCGATCCGGGCCGGGCGTCGTCCAAGCCGCATGAACCGGAACACCACCGCCTCCGTCCCGTCCGTCCTCCCGGCCGCCGCGCACGGGGCGGCCCGCCGCCGCACGTCGCGCGGCACCGACCCGCTCGCCCGGCTCGTCGCCGCGCAGGACGGCCTGGTCACCCGGGCTCAGGCGCTGGCCCACGGCCTGTCCACCGACCAGGTCGACCGCAGGCTCGCCGCACGGCGCTGGATCCCCGTGCACCCCCGCGTGTACCGGCACACCGCCCACCCGCCGAGCGAGCGGTCCCGGGTCCGCGCCGCCGCACTCTGGGCGGGGGAGGACGCCGTGCTGACCGGGGCCGCCGCGGCCTGGTGGTGGGGGCTGCTCCCGTCCGCACCCGCGGTCGTCACGGTCACCGTGCCGCGCCGGCGGGCTCCGCGGTCGCGGGCGGGGGTCCTCGTCCGGCGCCGGGACCTGGACCTGCGCGACGTCGTCACCCACGACGGTGCGGTCGTCGCCCGGCCCGCGGCGGCGGTGCTGGAGGCCGCGGCCGACCCGTCGGTACCCGGGGAGGCGCTGCTCGACCACGTGCTCACCACGGGCTCCGTCGGCGCGGCCGAACTGGTCGAGGCACACGCCCGCAGCCTCGGTGCGCACGGGTCGGCCCCGGTCGGCCGGATGCTGGCCGGGGCGTCGCGCCGGGTCGCCGTCCGGGCCCGGCACGGGCTGCGGGCGCTGCTCGCCCGGAGGGGGGTGCGGGCCTGGCGCACCGACGTCACCGTGGCCGGGGTGCTGCTCGACCTCGCGTTCCCCGCGGCCCGGCTGGCGGTCGAGGTGCACGACCCGGTCGACTCCGGGACCGGCGCCGACGGCTGCGGCCCCGCGTGGCGGCGGGCGGTGCTGCGTCGGCACGGATGGCGGACGCTCGTCGTCGAACCGGCGGAGCTCCGGTGCCCCGACGAGCTCCTGGACCGCCTCCGCGAAGCCGTGACCGGGCACCCGGCGGGGCCCGGCGGTACCGCGGGGCGGGCCGCGGGGTGAACGATCGGCGAACGCCACCACACACGGTGTCACCGGACCACTCGGACGACTGTGATTCCGGCCATGCCGGCACCGCGCACCGGACGCGTCGTCGCAGCGCACGGGGTGATCATGAAGGCCGGTCCGGGGTCCGGGCGCACGACGACCCGGACCTGCCGGACGACGTCGACCGGCCTGCCGCCGCCCTACCGGACAGGCGGTGCGCACGCAACCCGAAGCGCGACGTCGTCGCAGGTCAGCGGGTCATACGTCCGTTCAGTAGATGCGCGCGATCTTGATCGCGCGGGTGAGTGCCTTGCCGCTCAGATCGTCCGCACCCGCCTTGCGCAGCCGCAGTGCGACGACCGGACAGCTCTTGCACCGCTTCGGCTTGGACCGGCAGCACTTCTTCTTGACCTTGCCCATGATGAGGTCAGGCTAACCTGCGCCCGGGGCAGGGTGAAGGGCTTGCAGCGGATACCGTTGAGGTGTGACCATCCCTCGTTCCGCCTCGGCCCTCGACGCTCGTTCCTCGCTCGAGAGCGACGCCGTGCCCGATCGGGCCG harbors:
- a CDS encoding NUDIX domain-containing protein, whose amino-acid sequence is MPVLSLDHHVDGPPRLVAGVLRESAPSARAVARVGARFTAPSALLVAGDEIRVALPGGFPACRTRITRAGADGLWSELAAGPAAVLRHSTRVTPADGGCSHVHDELTWEPPLGALGRLSDPVLRHYGARLLRARRDVLAERVAELGRAGVVVGAAIVRDGRLLVAQRSYPAELAGRWELPGGGVEDGESEQQALVRECAEELGARVVVGERLGTDLPIGRRVLRIHTARAAAGSPEPEAREHRALRWVGPHEVAALGWLDADRAVVAELVDLLRT
- a CDS encoding 3-deoxy-7-phosphoheptulonate synthase, coding for MSASTTPLQVAPTDDRRIERISPLISPALLRHDLPCDPRVAETVTRGRAAVTDILDGDDDRLLVVVGPCSVHDPDAALDYAHRLAARAEELSGELCVVMRTYFEKPRTTVGWKGLINDPGLDGTFDVNRGLRTARTLLLDISALGLPVGCEFLDPITPQYIADVVTWGSIGARTAESQVHRQLVSGLSMPVGIKNATDGDIRAAIDGMRAAAASHVFMGVNADGLAGLVTTTGNPDTHVILRGGATPNYSAADVAATADGLRAAGLPERVVVDASHGNSGKDHVRQAGVVAELAERIATGERAVTGLMMESFLEAGRQELGPDMVRGRSVTDACMSWGTTDELLGTLADAVRRGRR
- a CDS encoding GNAT family N-acetyltransferase; this translates as MLTVRPATPSDDPGLTRIDALTWTAEVSPAPPRPEPFLDRTAVGDVLVADDDGAVAGYVIVGAAPPAVTAHDHVRCIGGLAVHPGHTGRGVGRALVDAAVARARESGGRKVTLRVLGPNTRARELYRRCGFVEEGVLRAEFVIDGVAVDDVLMARHLAPPVG
- a CDS encoding 4a-hydroxytetrahydrobiopterin dehydratase encodes the protein MPTPTLTDAEIADALQKLPGWDRDGDSIVRTATLPDFEAAIAVVDRVAEDAEAADHHPDIDIRYATLTFRLSTHSEGGLTAKDVDLAAQISDRLSTAGG
- a CDS encoding ABC transporter ATP-binding protein encodes the protein MYRTSAPADSPEPTAAPRPPAVRAIGLSRGFGAVRAVDGVDLDVPMGAVLGLLGPNGAGKTTLMRMLLGLLAPTDGDVELLGRRLPYRASEVLPHVGALVDAPALHPHRTGRQNLLRAAAAEPLLDSARIPAAVDAVLRRVGLAEAADRRAGEYSSGMRRRLGLAVPLLTRRRLVVLDEPTDGLDPAGTREVRRLIAEMNAAGATVIVSSHLLGEIEATCSHVAVLRAGRLLCAGPLDELVDSGPSALVVTTPDGERAVAALLARGIDAEPGARDRVFVPAGPAAPDVVATLVHAGVAVHGVTRPAARLEEFFARLTGEPAPAGAGYGAGR
- a CDS encoding type IV toxin-antitoxin system AbiEi family antitoxin domain-containing protein gives rise to the protein MNRNTTASVPSVLPAAAHGAARRRTSRGTDPLARLVAAQDGLVTRAQALAHGLSTDQVDRRLAARRWIPVHPRVYRHTAHPPSERSRVRAAALWAGEDAVLTGAAAAWWWGLLPSAPAVVTVTVPRRRAPRSRAGVLVRRRDLDLRDVVTHDGAVVARPAAAVLEAAADPSVPGEALLDHVLTTGSVGAAELVEAHARSLGAHGSAPVGRMLAGASRRVAVRARHGLRALLARRGVRAWRTDVTVAGVLLDLAFPAARLAVEVHDPVDSGTGADGCGPAWRRAVLRRHGWRTLVVEPAELRCPDELLDRLREAVTGHPAGPGGTAGRAAG
- a CDS encoding thermonuclease family protein, with translation MLPEPRHRARTLLSAWSTGPRRMIAMLAVLVLVALGIVGGLTIGRMSDSPALAGEPGTAALGPLTGPPTLYGRVQRVVDPATVVVDVGGRPVTVSVIGVDTASTPPCARADAQRFAQDFLDGQEVTLVPDPTLPAPAADAPTWPAYLVIGTQQSYTDAALVAGWVDPGQGRYRPGFEAGQRIAQDRRAGMWGPPCNRTS
- a CDS encoding GNAT family N-acetyltransferase translates to MITVRELGPDDWETWRDLRLAALAEAPDAFHSRLTDWLGAGEREWRDRLAAPGRYLVVEVGGRPAGQVVAVPPDGDGVADLIALWVAPHARGDGAATALVDAVLDRAAGWGARTLALHVVIGNDRAAAFYRRLGFVDRGVVERPDGISETRMDRPVGRPAPRC
- a CDS encoding YunG family protein; this encodes MTSALPSPPASPPVPARVAAALRASWSRDTCDVADVTDWTPDRPSRGQCGATALVLHDLFGGDLLLAEVWQADGRLQGYHWWNRLPGGAEVDLTRDQFATGETVHPPRVVVRPEGPPRRCRAQYELLRRRVLDRLDGPG
- a CDS encoding ABC transporter permease, with amino-acid sequence MSAGVRPEHTRGTAAPRPDDDWAAAPLPRTGPSPSEAPARVRSAGSTRPRSGPTARRPTSAPFGRLLRSELELALLRPRTAVVLAAVALVPLLATIALATDAGRLSFALGTLTVALSEPAAFALGMPVVLVAADAFAAERARGTLDALRLSPVGPGRLLGLKAAAVAVTSLLAAATTVVSALVCGGLALGAGPFGVGATVARALVLTGWAAVQLCGLGMLLLAMSALVRRPAGVVATGLAALTVAPLATVLWEPIAPVLPSGHWHEVLAGILAVPADPSALWATTARAAGFAVAGAGAVVFALTRRDG
- a CDS encoding carbon-nitrogen hydrolase family protein translates to MRIALAQIVSTPDPEENLAEVERRTRAAADAGAQLVLFPEATMCCFGVALGPVAQPLDGPWATRVREVAAAAGTTVVAGMFTPSGDGRVRNTLLATGGGVDTHYDKIHMFDAFGFAESDTVEPGTEPVVVGVGGDEPVTVGLSTCYDVRFPGLYQRLADSGATVLLVPASWGAGPGKREQWELLVRARALDTGSFVVACDQADPTTVGREHGKAPTGIGYSLVAGPRGEVVDALGAEPGLLVVDVDPAAATTVREQIPVLANRRF